One Ilumatobacter fluminis genomic window, GGCCGTGGTGCTCGTCGACTCGTCGTCGGAGTCGTCGCGCTCCCCGGGCTCGCTCGTGGCGCCGGTCGTCTCGGTGGCGTCGGGTTCGTCCGGTTCGTCACTGCCGGCGTCGTCGCCGCCCGAGCATGCGCTCAGGAGGAGGATGGTGGCCGCTGCGATGCACGTGAACCGTGCCGATCGTGTCCCCTGCGTCATGGTGCGCCTTCCGCTCGACGTCCCGACCACCGTACAAAACGTCCGCGACGCCCTGCCGATGTTTGCGCCCCACCCGACCCGATGGGCAGGGAAGTCAGGTGGTGGAAAGGACGGCGACGTTGAGGGGGCCGCGGGTGGTGCAGGCCTTGGCGTCGCGGAAGCGGCCGCCGAGCTGGATCTTGGCGTCGTCGTTCGCTTCGAGGTTGGCGAACCAGTGGGAGTCGCCACGCACGGTCGACACGGCGACCTTGTCACCGAGCCGGACGGCGACCAGGGGCACCTGGCGGGGCAGACCGCTCTTGCGTCCGGTGGTCTCGACCACCACGGCGCCGGCCCCGACGGGGAGGGGGTTGCCAAGTCCGGTCGCCAGGACCGGCCGAACGACCTGGTTCAGGGTGCGGAAGGCGGTGCGGGTGATGGCGCTGGTGTCGGGAAGCACGGTGGGAACAACAGCAAGCACTCCCGCAGTATTCCGCGAGCACGCCGGATCTCGTGCGGCGGGTGCCGGCCTCAGCTCCAGACGGTGCTGTTGTCGTCGTTGAGTGTGCCGGGTGGGTCGATCACCACGCAGAACTCGAGCCCGGCCGGGTCGGTTAACACGGTCCACTCGTCGTGTCGACGGACGACCCGGGCGCCGAGGCCTTCGAGCCGCTCGACCTCGGCGTCGAGGTCGTCGGTGTGGATGTCGAGATGGATGCGGGCGTCGCCGTCGTCGAGACGTTGGACGAGCAGAGCCGAGTGCTCGGTGAGGCGGGTGCCGTGGAACTCGGGCGAATCGAGTTCGCGCATCGGGTGGCCGGTGGCGGCACCCCAGAAGGCGGTCTCATCGGCGTGGTCGTCGGCTGGCACATCGATCACGGCGACGAAAAGCCTGCTGCGGTGCGTCATGGTCGTGAACGTACACGCGCCGTGACGTGCGATCATCCGGGAATGAGGTGGGAGCGATGAGCACGGTGTCCGACGGTTGGTACGACACGACCGAACTCATCGCCCGGTTGCCGGCACCCTCGGCATCACTGCGCGGTGTGTTGTCGACGAAGGGCCCGAACGGCCGCGAGGTGCCGACGTCGATCCCGCTCCATCACGCCGTCGCATTGGCGGCGTCGGCGTGTGCACGGTCGCGTGGCGCCAAGCGCTTCAAGACCGTCTACGAACACGTCCGGGCGTTGGGCGACCGACAGCGGGAGTTCGTCGTCGTACTCCGGTCGGGCAAACCGCCGGAGGTGGTGCCGGCCGACGGGTTCGTGGCGACTGCGGCGATCGTCCTCGACCTCGCCGACCTCGAACGAGCGGTTCGTGCCGGTGACGTGATCTCGCACTAGCGCCGTGTCGGACGGCGCAGCGTCAGAGGGCGGGGCGGCCGGTGCGCTTCAGGACCCAGGAGGCGCCGATCACGACGATCACGGCACCGATGACTGCGCCGATGATGCCACCCCAGTCGAACCGGTCGTCGTCGCCGATGCCGAGCAGGGCCGTGAAGATCCAGTAGCCGACGAGGGCGCCGGCGAGCCCGAGCCCGGTCGAGACGAGCCACGAGGTGGGCCCGCTCATGTGACGGAACGCGTCGTTGGGGACGAGTGCCCGTCCGATCGCTCCGGCCACGAGGCCGAGGAGGAGGGCGGCGATCAGGCTTCCGATGTCCATGTCGGTTGAACTCCTTTGTTCGATGACACGCCGTCAGTACCTCCGGGCGTCACGATCAAACGTCTGGCCCCGACCATGGGGAACAGGGGTCGGTTCGGCAGCGTCGGTCGGCGCCTGCCAGAGCGGCAAGGCGAGGGGACCGAGACGCTCGCGGTCGACCGATCGCACGATGGTGGTGATGGCGGCGATCGAACACAGGGTGATCATCATCATCGCCGGATCGTGGATGACCTCGGCGGGATGCAGCGTGGTCACGAACGGCACGAACGGGACGGCGGCGAGTGACCACAGCGTGGCTCGACGCATCGCGAACCGGCGACTCGTCGGTCGGGCGAGCGCGAACAGCAACGACATCTCCATCACGAGGTAGAACGCCGACGGATCGACTCGACCCGACATCACGAAGGTGACGTTCAACAACACGCCGGTCCACAGAGCAGGCCGGAGGAAGCGCCCGAGCCCGAGGCAGAACGCCACGGCGAGCTGGGCGATCATCACGAACCACGCCACCCCCACCGTCCACGGGGCGACGACGTAGTCCACGAATGGGACGAAGAGCGGCAGTACCTGGCCGTCTTGGGCGGACAGGAACGCCTCGAGTGCGGTACCGCTCCACCAATCGGGCTCGATCACCTTCTCGATCCCGGCGCGCATCCACCCGGCCGCGAGGAACAGCTGGAGCGGGAGGAGCAGGGTGGAGGCAGGCATCCCGGGTCGGGCTGCGCCGGGTGCTCGGGGGCGGGTATGGCGGTCGGTGGTGTCGGGGAGTGTGTGCGGCATCGGGTGCACGATCACCGCCGGCGGTAAGGCGGCACGGCGGCGGCGCGAAAGACCGTCGAAAGACACACCCAGCGAACTCACGGCCGATCTTTCGACGGTCTTTCGAACTCGCGAACAACCGACTTACCTCCGGGTCGCAGAGTGATCCTCGTCCAACTCCCCGCAACACAGACAGGACCCAACACCATGCACAAGAAACTCTCCACACTGGTCGTCTCGCTCGGCCTGGCAGGCGCCGCCGTCGGCGTCGGCTCGATGGTCAACGCTCAAGAGAGCGACGACACGACCGACGACACCGTCGTCGACGACACGACCGACGACATCGGCACCGAGGACGTCGACGAGCCGGCCGACGATCCGTTCGTCGACGACACCGACAGCGACTCGGCGGTTGACGCGGCCGAGGACGGTGACGAGGACGGTGACGGTGAGGGCCGCCGCGGTCGTCGCGGTGGCCGGAGCGGCGTCAGCTCCGACACGGTGATCGAGGCGCTCGGCATCACGGAGGACGAGTACGACGCCAGCCGCGACGCCGGGCTCACCATCACCGAGATCGCGGAGCAGGAAGGCGTCTCGATCGACACGGTCGTCGCCGCCCTGGTCGCCGACGTCGAGGAACACCTCGCCGAACACGTCGCCGACGGCGACCTGACCGAGGACGAGGCGGCCGAGAAGCTCGTCTCGGCCACCGAACGGATCGAAGACAAGGTCGATTCCGTCCGCGGCGAAGGCTGCGACGATGCCGACGATGCCGACGGCACCGACGAGGAGGCCGACGCCGACGCCTGATCACCTCGGCCCGATCTCATTCGTGCCTCCCCTGGGACCGGTCAGGGCGGCCCGCCTCCACGGCGGGCCGCCCCGCCGCGCCCGGCCGAGCGGGGTCGGGTGTCGCAGGGAACGGTGACGGCGAGGAACGAGCACTTCGGGTCAGGTGTCGCAGGTGACGGCGAGGAACGATCACTTCGGGTCAGGTGTCGCAGGTGACGGCGAGGAACGAGCCGTTACCGGAGATCACCTGACCCGGGATGGGTGCGCGAACCCGAGCGCCCGAGCTGCTCGGCCAGCTTCACGACCCCGACCCGAGCGGCAGCGAACAGAACGGAGAGTGATCCGACATGATGGAGACGATGACCGACACGATCACGT contains:
- a CDS encoding VOC family protein; translation: MTHRSRLFVAVIDVPADDHADETAFWGAATGHPMRELDSPEFHGTRLTEHSALLVQRLDDGDARIHLDIHTDDLDAEVERLEGLGARVVRRHDEWTVLTDPAGLEFCVVIDPPGTLNDDNSTVWS
- a CDS encoding GlsB/YeaQ/YmgE family stress response membrane protein; this encodes MDIGSLIAALLLGLVAGAIGRALVPNDAFRHMSGPTSWLVSTGLGLAGALVGYWIFTALLGIGDDDRFDWGGIIGAVIGAVIVVIGASWVLKRTGRPAL
- a CDS encoding nitroreductase family deazaflavin-dependent oxidoreductase, which gives rise to MLPDTSAITRTAFRTLNQVVRPVLATGLGNPLPVGAGAVVVETTGRKSGLPRQVPLVAVRLGDKVAVSTVRGDSHWFANLEANDDAKIQLGGRFRDAKACTTRGPLNVAVLSTT